The DNA window gaggcactgggttcgattctcagcaccctatataaataaataaaggttcatcaacatgtaataaaaatatttcagaaaaagtATCCACCAAATTACCTCCCCTACTCTGTTTTCTGAATTGTTCCCTAATGTAGTTTCAAATGCAATATGTACCACTGTAAATGATTTACCTACCATCAACCTCCAGGGTGGTCAGAACCTCCAGGAGGTTCACCCTTATGTAAGGTAGCAGTATAAACTTTCCATGAACATAAACATGTCTCCCTAGTAGTAGTTCTGGGGAAAAATGTGGCAGTTTTCCACTTAGATTTTCATAAAATACTGGGGAGGGAAAGGAGTTTTCCAAAAGTGTGTCATTAATGAAGCTTTTTCGTTTAagataacttaaaaatatttttagttgtagatggacacaatacctttatttattgactgttgtggtgctgagaattgaacatagggcctcacatgtgcgaggcaagtgctctacccaccaagccacaaacccagcccctaatTAAGCTTTTCTTTGAAAGGTTTCATCTGATGCCAgaaggcaaacaacctgcactTACATTTTTGATTCAACAAGTTTGAAGAAAACTACCTACAATGAAATTGCCCATAAAATATTTCATGCCTTAGTGTTTCCTTAGCACAGTGTTATTATATTGCTGCCTATTACCATCAAAACCCTAGAGCTTCAGAATCTCCCTCCCTTACAGCATACCTCAGTTCACCTGCCTTCACAGCTTCCTACCTTCTCAAAAATGGGATCCTAGTCAATCAGGAATAATGACATATTGAAAGCAGCCTCTGGTTTTAATAGCTAGaaagatgttatttttttttaaatgttaaattgtTAGTTTCTATCACTGTCCTAAATTCCTGCCATAATTTTCAAACAAATTTTAGGTGGAACTCTGTCATGTCCCTGGCTGCTTTTTTAGAACATCTACAATTTATAGTATATCGTTTATCTGATGGGTAAAGTggcgctttatttttatttgtatttatcacATTGTTCAAAGGGAAGTAGATAAATAGAAGTCCTTACCTAAGGCCTTGATTCTACAGACTCACAGTGATTCTGGAATGGCATCATTCCCCAATAACTTTTgagaattatctttattttaatagtttgggaaagagaagataaaaaaaaaaaaaacaaacaaaacaaaacatgcacTTGCGTCTCTTTACTAAAGGAACAAGAATCTTCTCAAAGCATTGAGGCAGAAAACCTATACTGCTGAAAGATGAAATCCTAAAACTTCTATCTCAGGAAGAGTGAGAACAAAAATGTGGAGAGTGTGGACCACATGAATCATTAGTATAGATGGTTGAAGAAACAATACAGTCATACTGAGGGGAGATCCACATTCTCATCAACAGTGAACTTGTGACAGACCCACCTGAGAAGCTTAAGTTTCCAAGCAGAAAGGCGCAGGAGGATAAGAATTTTACCAAGGAAATTGAAAAGTTCCTAAACTGccgcctcctcttcttcctcctcctcaaacTCTCCCAGTTCCTCGGTGGTGGCCTCCTGATACTGCTGGTACTCGGAGACCAGGTCATTCAGGTTACTCTCGGCCTGGGTGAACTCCATCTCGTCCATGCCCTCACCCGTGTACCAGTGCAGGAAGGCCTTGCGCCGGAACATAGCGGTGAACTGCTCAGAGATGCGCTTGAAGAGCTCCTGGATGGCCGTGTTGTTGCCGATGAAGGTGGCTGACATCTTGAGGCCCCGCGGCGGGATGTCACACATGGCCGTCTTCACGTTGTGGGGGATCCAATCCACAAAGTAGCTGCTGTTCTTGTTCTGTACGTTGAACATCTGCTCGTCCACCTCCTTCATGGACATGCGGCCTCGGAAGATGGCAGCCACTGCCAGGTAGCGACCCTGGCGGGGGTCGCACGCGGCCATCATGTTCTTGGAGTCAAACATCTGCTGGGTGAGCTCGGGCACCGTCAGGGCGCGGTACTGCATGCTGCCCCGGCTGGTCAGGGGCGAGAAGCCGGGCATGAAGAAGTGCAGGCGTGGAAAGGGCACCATATTCACGGCCAGCTTGCGCAGGTCTGCGTTCAGCTGGCCCGGGAAGCGCAGGCACGTGGTGACCCCGCTCATGGTGGCCGACACCAGGTGATTGAGGTCCCCGTACGTGGGGGTGGGCAGTTTCAGGGTGCGGAAATGGATGTCATACAGGGCCTCGTTGTCGATGCAGAAGGTTTCATCTGTGTTTTCTACCAGTTGGTGGACAGAGAGGGTGGCATTGTAgggctccaccactgtgtccgacACCTTGGGCGAAGGCATAACGCTGAAGGTGTTCATGATGCGGTCTGGGTACTCCTCTCGGATATTGCTGATGAGCAGGGTGCCCATGCCGGATCCAGTGCCACCCCCCAGTGAGTGGGTCAGCTGGAAGCCCTGGAGACAGTCACagctctctgcctccttcctcacCATGTCCAGCACGGAGTCCATCAGCTCGGCTCCCTCTGTGTAGTGGCCCTTGGCCCAGTTATTCCCTGCACCACTCTGGCCTACCAGAGGGAAAGAGAATATTAGACACAAATATACAAGGATTCTGAATGATGTCATTTGCACTGTGGAGAAGGTAGAACTAGGATTGGAAAATAAAACACCCCAAGATAGTGTGGCCATCCATTGATAGCTTTCATCTCTCCCAAAATAAATCCTTCCTAGATGCTGGAAGGGAGAAAGTGTCTCATTAAACCTAGAATGATAATCTCTAGGAAACACTATTGTCTTCCAAAATAACTCCTCTCCAGGTGCTGGCCACTGACCCCCACCCTGAAACTCAAATTCCTGAGTGCCCAGACTGACAAGCTCACCAAATCACCCACGACCTATATAAACCCAGTCCCCTCCTTTGTTCAGtggctcattttccaccaggaaagTGGGTCCATTCCCATAGGTATAGTCCTGGTCCTGAACAAAAGGCTGATATGACCCATGAATTTGCATCCAGCCCGATCTCTTTGTGCTAACCACTAATCCTAAATAACCTTTTAGAGATGCTTTTGTTTCCTAAGACTGTCTGCACTCTCTCTGTCCACCAACTGGTAGAAAACACAGATGAAATCTTCTGTATCAGTGACCCTCAAAAATGCTGGGAATCATCTTAAAGTAAGAAAAGCAGGGAAGAGAAAATGTTTAACAAAATTCATCTGCTTCTCAAACTAGGGAAAATGGTTCAGTACTCTAATGAAGTACAAATAGACAGGAAAGGCACAGTGTGATCAGAGGGGCAAGGGGCTCTAGGCAGTTGTCTAAATCTTGCTCACATGCTGTGCTTTTGGCCTTCATTGCCTCACAGTAATTAAGTGAGTTCAACAGATGCTTTGAAGTTTAGCCTATTGAGCCTCATTAGAAGCTTTTTTTGCTCTTGAGACTTTTCCTTCAGAGGCTGCTGGAGTGGATTCTGGCATTAATCCCTGAGCTGTCCAGAGTGACCAGAAAAGTGCCCCCACCCCCATGGGCTGGAAGGGATTAGGCCAGGACTGGGGCCATCTGTGGACACAGTCTCTCCTGCACACTGATCACTGAGAACTGTGAAGTGTATGGCTGTTAGGAAGAAGGTGAGTCATGGTCCCATGGACCATGAGGACATACCAAACACAAAGTTGTCTGGCTTGAATATCTGGCCGAATGGTCCCGATCTCACCGAGTCCATTGTTCCTGGTTCTAGGTCCACTAGGATGGCCCGAGGAACATATTTGTTGCCTATAGGAACAAAAGCTGACTTACATTTGTGCTTGGCAAAGAATTGTGGGTAGGGTCATAATTCTGTATAGTTCTCACAGAAGGATTTATTACAGAAGATTCTAATATTTGAgacaaaagggaaaaagaaaaagaatgcttAGCCTGCTTAatcatgtttaaaaaaatacaaaaaacaaaaaacaggaccATTCAGGAACTATAAAGTATATCTTTTTATGCTGGCATTTTATATTAATGGGCAAAAATGCATTTCTTTGTCATTTGTATGCTCCTAGAACATTTCCTCTGTCACAATTCGGAAAGCAAGTTTAATATCCAATACACTCACCAGCTGCTTCATTGTAGTACACATTGATTCTCTCCAGCTGTAAGTTACTATCTCCATGATAACTGCCAGTGGGGTCAATGCCATGTTCATCACTGATGACCTCCCAAAActgaaaggaaataaaagaatcACTCCATGTCCCAGCATCCTGTCACTGGAGTGCCTTGGAATGGTGGTCAGACAGTCAAGAATCCTAGACTAAGACCACAGAGCTGTGGCCTGTATTTCTCATATCAATTTCTTCCTGGTGGCTGGGAAGTCCGCAGAACAGGAGCCATATATGGTCACAGACTGAAGGGCTGGAATGACattggaagagaagggagcagcaATACAGATCCTCTTGTAGGAAGCAGTGGACACAGTGGGGCTGTCCCTCCAGGCAGGTTTGAATGTCCCTGAATCCCTACTGATGGATGAGTCCCTGGATGGGTTCTAGCAGGACCAAGGATCAAGTGGCCCCACTCCTGGCACAAACCCCAGGCAGCTTTTACCAGCAAAGGCTGATGCCAGCAATGTACATGTTGGCCTCTGCATCCTAACCCTGGCAGGCAACGGGTGAATGTGGGTAGGGATCGTGGGAGGGCATCTGAGTGGCAGGGGAAGAAACTGGCCACCATGAGGAAAACTGGGTAATTTAAAGGGCATTGATTTAAGGCACACATAGCTGCATCACCATATTCACGGTGGCAGGTTGTGTTGCCCTGTGGCCTCACCATGGCACCTGGCAGCTGGTGACCCCAGTTTTCTCCCGACTCCACTCTCATCCTTGGGGCCCCTGGCCCCGGCCTGTGTCACATAGGGTCCACGCCCCAGTAACGTGCCCACCTTGGCGCCGATCTGATTGCCGCATCGGCCTGCCTGGATGAGCACAATTTCACGCATGATGACAAAAGCAAGTGAAGGAGTGCAGTTGAAGGCCACTTTAGAGCTGGTGAAGGCCCCGACTTGGTTGAGCAGAGACGTGCCTGGGCCAGCAGCTCTGCTTTTATATCCTGGACTCACCCAGCCCTGGTGATGTAATGGTGGGCGGGGAAATGAGAAGTTACAGATGAAAGGGATTTGAGTTGAAGGAGCAAAAATGCCTCTGTATAGCCCAAGGTGATCCCCTCATCATGAATATGAATTCTACTTGCCATATTGATTTGGTCTATATCAGAGGTGGAAGTAAAAAATCCAGTTACCAGTGGGGAGTCTCTGGGCTCAGCTGGGTGTCTTGGTTATTCCTACTTTAGGAAGCCAGACCTGGGAGTACCCCCAGCATGTAGGCAGGTTCCTGGTGCCTCCTCTCAGGCTGGGATTGATCTCCTAGACTCTCTACCCTTTTTCCATTGAACAAACTTCTGGGCCCCCACTGGACAGCTTTTGTCACTGATACGCTTCTCCATGGCATCGCCTCCACCTTCAACCACCCCTGCATCCTATTCCACACTACAGCACAGTGCTTACTAATAAATGAGCTTTTAAGTTACTTGCCCTATGCTAAACACAGGTGCATCTAGTTCCAAAGATCATGTTTCCTTTCCCAAACAGTAGGCGTGTGAGGTGAAATTGTAAGATGGCCCCAAGATTCACCCTATCTAGGTGCACACATCTTTTCCCAATTGTTCAATCAACACTCATCTAGGaactcctgttaaggaattttacAGGTATAATTAAAGTTCCCAATCAGTTGACATCAAGGTAGAGAGATTATATGTGCCTTCTCTAATCAAATTaacctatctatttatttatttgttttggtactaggagttgaacccagggccacttaaccactgagccatatccacagcattttttatctttttattgtgaggcagggtctcactaagttgctgaggctgatcctcctgtctcagccacttGAGTCGTCaggaatacaggcatgtgccactctgATCTGCCAGATGAGCCCTTTTCaagcaaagaattttttttccagcTGGTGAGAGAAGAGTGTGTGTATTTTTATCCATAGAAACCTCTTCTGATGGCTTAAAGGATGGGCTACACTGTTGTGGAAGGGGCCATGTGCATACATTTCAGGTATCCCCGAAATCTTTCTGGAGATCCTAATAGAGCAGAAGGCACCCAAAGGCTGCCCAAAATGGTGGATGTACCTGCTGCATTTGACATGATGCTAACTCATAGAAATATTCATGCAGACAGAGCAAAGAAAATGGGACTGACCAATTGGTGGAACCCCTGGGACCAGGAGTAAAAGCTCCAGAAAAATGGACAATTGAATAACTAGAAGAGGTTATGGTTACTTTTGCCAATGGACTAGTTGATAAGAAGCTCTCTCCTAAGAGATACAAGGGTTTGGTGGAAAAACCAACAGCATATGCCATGACTATAACATTTGTTAGACCACACATTTACAAAATCATGGAAAAAGAAGTGTGAAAGCAGACCAAAGGCCTTTATCTTGCCCCTCTTAAAATAATTGATGTCATAAAAACTGGACTTGAACAAGGAAGTGATGCTGGTATCTTACTGAATCACCAGAAATTTGGAGAGTTGGCATTGACTAAAGAATCAAAGGCTTTGTTGGGACTTTATCATGGCCAAGTCCTATGCCAGAAAAATAAATTTGGAGCTCTACAGAAGTATGTTAAGCATTTAGCTATTCTTGGTGCAGTGTTCATGGGAGCTTCCATCACCCAATCTCCATGGACAAGGGGCTAAAGACCCTTCTTAAAGATACTACAATAGCTGGAGTGGGCCAAAGACAGCAACGAGTGTTCGAAGAATTGAACAACAAAGTGAAGAAGAAAACTATAACATCATTTGAAAGGATTCCATCTTCAGCAACTTGATTGGGCAGCTTGATTACCAGGGTTTTGAAAAGGCTGACGTGGTGACTGAAGCTGTTTTTGAGGACCTCGGTGTTAAGCACAAAGTGCTAAAGGAAGTAGCCCACTGTGTCTTTGCCAGTAACTCCTCTGCTCTCCCAATCAATGAAATTGTTGCTGTCAGCAAAAGACCTGAGAAAGTAATTGGCATGCACTACTTCTCTCCTGTGGTCAAGATGCAGCTACTAGAGATCATCACAACCAAGAAAACATCCAAGGAGACAACCACTTGTACTGTAGCAGCTGGTCTTAAGCAGGGGAAGTTCATCGTTGTGATTAAGGATGGATCTGGCTTAAGATTTTAAGGATACAAGACACCTTATATGTCTTATATCCATGTCTTATATCCATGTCTTATATCCATGATGTTCGAAATCatatgaatcctccaggaaggagTTGATCTTAAGAAGCTGGATTCTCTGACCACAGGCTTTGGCTTTCCTATGGGTGCTGCCACCCTGGCAGATGAAGTTGGTGTGGTTATAGTGAAATATATGGCAGAAGATCAGGGCAAAGCCTTTGGGGAGCGGTTTGGAGGTAGAAGCCTAGAACTGCTGAAACAGATGGTGTCCAGGGCTTCCTGGGTTGCAAGTCTGGGAAGAACTTTTACATCCAGGAGGAGGGCTCGaagaataagagtttgaattctgACATGAATAAGAATTTTACAAGTCTGAGGCTTCCTGCAAAGCCTGAGGCCTCCTCTGATGAAGATATCCAGTACCATTGGTGACAAGATTTATGAATGAGGTCGTCATGTGCCTACAGGAAGGGATGTTGCCAAACCTGCAGAGGGAGACATTGGAGCAGTCTTTGGcctaggcttcctcccttgtctcGGAGGGTCCTTCTGTTTCATGGATCTATATGATGACCAGAAGATAGTGGACCAGCTTCAGAAGCATGAAGCTGCCTATGGAATACAGTTCATCCCATGCCAGCTGCTCACTGAC is part of the Callospermophilus lateralis isolate mCalLat2 chromosome 1, mCalLat2.hap1, whole genome shotgun sequence genome and encodes:
- the LOC143397778 gene encoding tubulin beta-4B chain-like, producing MREIVLIQAGRCGNQIGAKFWEVISDEHGIDPTGSYHGDSNLQLERINVYYNEAAGNKYVPRAILVDLEPGTMDSVRSGPFGQIFKPDNFVFGQSGAGNNWAKGHYTEGAELMDSVLDMVRKEAESCDCLQGFQLTHSLGGGTGSGMGTLLISNIREEYPDRIMNTFSVMPSPKVSDTVVEPYNATLSVHQLVENTDETFCIDNEALYDIHFRTLKLPTPTYGDLNHLVSATMSGVTTCLRFPGQLNADLRKLAVNMVPFPRLHFFMPGFSPLTSRGSMQYRALTVPELTQQMFDSKNMMAACDPRQGRYLAVAAIFRGRMSMKEVDEQMFNVQNKNSSYFVDWIPHNVKTAMCDIPPRGLKMSATFIGNNTAIQELFKRISEQFTAMFRRKAFLHWYTGEGMDEMEFTQAESNLNDLVSEYQQYQEATTEELGEFEEEEEEEAAV